One part of the Microtus ochrogaster isolate Prairie Vole_2 chromosome 16, MicOch1.0, whole genome shotgun sequence genome encodes these proteins:
- the Meig1 gene encoding meiosis expressed gene 1 protein homolog yields MASSDVKPKSISRAKKWSEEIENLYRFQQAGYRDEIEYRQVKQGAMVDRWPETGYVKKLQRRDNTFYYYDKQRECEDKEVHKVKVYAY; encoded by the exons ATGGCGAGTTCTGATGTGAAACCGAAATCCATAAGTCGCGCCAAAAAATGGTCAGAAGAAATAGAGAACCTGTACAGATTCCAGCAAGCAGGGTATCGGGACGAGATCGAGTACAGACAAGTGAAGCAAGGCGCTATG GTAGACCGCTGGCCAGAGACAGGCTACGTGAAGAAGCTTCAACGGAGGGACAATACTTTCTACTACTATGACAAGCAGAGGGAGTGTGAGGACAAGGAAGTCCATAAAGTGAAAGTTTACGCCTACTGA